GCACGGGATAGGCGGGCATGCCCACGGGAACACCTGCTTTGGTGCCCTCATTGATATATTGTCTGCGGGCCTGGAACAGCACTTCGTAGAGGTCTTTTTCCTGTGGCTGCACCACGCAAAGGATACGCCCTTCCGGGCTCAGCAGCAGGGTGGACGGGTAATAGCCGGGACTGAGCAGCAGCTCAATGTCGGGCCGTTCCTCCACGGTCACCTTCACCGGGAGAAAGTTGCGTTCAATTTCCTCCAGGGTATAGGCTTCCTGGGCACCTGGCTGAAACTGTGCGTCCATACTGCAACTGTTCAAGTCGGAAACCAGCATCAACAGTATCAGCTTCAGTTGCTCCGCTGCTTCTTCAAAAATCTCTTTACTCCATGCTTTCCATATCATCATTCATTCCCCCTGAAGGCATCCTGATAGTGTTCAAGAGCGGCACCATTGATGGCAATGACATCAAAGCGCACATCCCCGTCCCAGGGATGCTGACGCAGGTAATGGGCAGCGGTTTTCCACAGCTTGCGCTGCTTGGTGCGATCAACCGTATATTCAGCCAGTGTGGCCGGATGAGAGCGAAAGCGTACCTCGACAAAAACCAGTGTCATTTCATCCAGAGCCACTATATCAATTTCACCACTGCGGGTGCGATAATTGGTGGCGCGGATGACAAAACCCTGATTCCGCAGATAACCACTGGCCATCTGCTCATGATGCAGGCCGGTATCGCGGGTTGTTGCCCTATCCCCGGGGGCATCCGGGGAGTTTGATGGTAAAAGTCGTTCCCAAACCTTCCTGAGATTCAACATTCAGCACTCCCCCATGGGCCTCGACAATGCGGTTGACGATGGAAAGGCCCAGCCCGGTGCCCCTGGCCCTGGTCGTGTAGAAGGGGATAAAAATTTTGCGCAGCGTCTCCTGATCCATTCCCTTGCCATCATCCTCCACCCGCAGTACGCAGGCATCGGAATCGGTATCGCGCTCTACCGTCAATGCAATGGTCCCACTTTCCTCGATGGCATTGACGGCGTTCTGCACCAGGTTGAGCAACACCTGGTTGAGCAGGTCAAAGTCTCCGTGCAGCTCGACGCCGGAAGCAACCTCTCTGATGGTGCGAATATTCTTTTTATATTTCAGATGCTCGCTGAACTTCAATACCTCGTCCAGCAGGGCCGTCGCGTCAAAGGTCTCTTTCTGGATACTGAGATTACGGGTGAAGAGCAGCAGATTGCTGATGACGCTGTTCAGGTTGCGTACTCCACTGACAATATTGGCAGCCAGTTGCTGTTTTTTGCTGTCATCGGCGAGATCGCGAAAGAGCAGGGAAGCAAAGAGCTCGATGGAACCCAGGGGGTTGCGGATCTCATGGGCTATATTGGCAGCCATCTCCCCCATGGCTGCCAGCTTTTCGTTGCGGGCCGCCTGCTGCTCAAGCTCGATGATGCGGGTGAGGTCGCGGAAATAGAGGATGGTTCCGGCACTTCCCTCCAGGGGCGTCAGGTTGTACTCAATAACTCGACGC
This portion of the Desulfurispirillum indicum S5 genome encodes:
- a CDS encoding YraN family protein, which produces MLNLRKVWERLLPSNSPDAPGDRATTRDTGLHHEQMASGYLRNQGFVIRATNYRTRSGEIDIVALDEMTLVFVEVRFRSHPATLAEYTVDRTKQRKLWKTAAHYLRQHPWDGDVRFDVIAINGAALEHYQDAFRGNE
- a CDS encoding two-component system sensor histidine kinase NtrB, which codes for MSEQLDLQELMKAMDYFNEQSRRLTESYAKLEDEVANLNLALDEKNRYLTNILESISNGVLGLDADGTITVVNRAAKEMLLIQHDDDILGRNIWHLSIFSDILDSCEDLTSDHLQNFSRQATLYLPGQKRRVIEYNLTPLEGSAGTILYFRDLTRIIELEQQAARNEKLAAMGEMAANIAHEIRNPLGSIELFASLLFRDLADDSKKQQLAANIVSGVRNLNSVISNLLLFTRNLSIQKETFDATALLDEVLKFSEHLKYKKNIRTIREVASGVELHGDFDLLNQVLLNLVQNAVNAIEESGTIALTVERDTDSDACVLRVEDDGKGMDQETLRKIFIPFYTTRARGTGLGLSIVNRIVEAHGGVLNVESQEGLGTTFTIKLPGCPRG